The following coding sequences are from one Clostridioides difficile ATCC 9689 = DSM 1296 window:
- a CDS encoding N-acetylmuramoyl-L-alanine amidase: MKKYRLLVTCIIAMGIIIIGTSNPVSNFYKTTNLISSGNITNEKADKDENSNKNNKDKNEDKSNSKSNKDKSSEDKSSDNKNEIQKNKKLLICIDPGHQGKGDSNLEPVAPGSSSKKARVSSGTEGIATKKPEYVLNLEASLVLKSILESKGYNVIMTRETHDVNISNSERAILANDKKADMVVRIHADSLNNSSKTGASILIPEKDGKYTAPIYEESNKCAEFIKQNMEQSGIQINGIVQRGDLTGFNWSKVPAVLVEMGFMSNYNEDQMMSNPDYQRKMMQCIADGLDAYFK; encoded by the coding sequence ATGAAAAAATATAGATTGTTAGTTACTTGTATAATTGCCATGGGAATCATAATTATAGGAACATCAAATCCAGTTAGCAATTTTTACAAGACTACAAATTTGATTAGTTCAGGAAATATCACAAATGAAAAAGCAGATAAAGATGAAAATTCAAACAAAAATAATAAAGATAAAAATGAAGACAAATCTAATTCTAAAAGTAATAAAGATAAGTCATCAGAGGACAAATCGTCAGATAATAAAAATGAAATTCAAAAAAACAAAAAACTTTTAATTTGTATAGACCCAGGGCATCAAGGAAAAGGAGATAGCAATTTAGAACCAGTAGCTCCAGGTTCTTCCTCTAAAAAAGCAAGAGTATCTTCAGGAACAGAGGGTATTGCTACAAAAAAGCCAGAATATGTTTTAAACTTAGAAGCATCTCTTGTTTTAAAGAGTATATTAGAATCTAAAGGTTATAATGTAATAATGACTAGAGAGACACATGATGTAAATATAAGTAATTCAGAAAGAGCAATACTTGCTAATGACAAAAAAGCAGATATGGTTGTAAGAATACATGCAGATAGTTTAAATAATTCTTCAAAAACTGGAGCATCTATATTGATTCCTGAAAAAGATGGAAAATATACAGCTCCTATATATGAAGAAAGTAATAAATGTGCTGAATTTATCAAACAGAATATGGAACAATCAGGTATACAAATCAATGGAATCGTTCAAAGAGGTGATTTGACTGGATTCAACTGGTCAAAAGTACCAGCTGTATTAGTAGAAATGGGATTTATGAGTAACTATAATGAAGACCAAATGATGTCAAATCCAGACTACCAAAGAAAAATGATGCAGTGTATAGCTGATGGATTGGATGCGTATTTTAAATAA
- a CDS encoding transglycosylase domain-containing protein, translated as MNNDNDKNGNKIRRKKVSSSGNTNKPINRTSANKTRSTKNKKKSKKSDKFKKLRVFGIVFLVLLVVGTAGTAGLVFASLRDVTPVTEAVLDKQTNQTTTIKYANGKTLSTAPSVNKKTPVPLDKISPYLQHAVIAIEDERFYEHKGVDIKGLFRSVLKTLTGTKQGGSTIPMQVSKMLLTTEQQTIPRKIKDIYYAHEMSKTVSKDKILETYLNNFFVGRGLAGAEAGARGYFDKSAADLTLAESALLAGSTKNPSRFSAYKTSKLEGNETKEDLENKLLFFVNTTDDDLDDPTQVDFDMIEKIKSWELISNDTYRQLKAGTLVVRKAVSNPEAKKRQEIVLKKMLELKYIKQSEYDEAIKAKIEIKLPQSSDKVSSSVEDLIESEVINALMEQGHTNDEAQNLFYNGGLIVNTTIDPKMQDALEEEFDRNSNFPGHMVGPDGVSQPQAAMVILDYKNGEIRALAGGRNISGRKTLNRATNPHQPGSSIKPLAIYTPAIDTLKITQATALSDSRGGYKFEENNKWNPRTTTAGHGSMSLRKALAKSSNTIAVKTAEMLGDSYDECVDIMMDYLKNFGITTLKNNHSGSSEASDRKFPSLTLGGMANGITPLQMAAAYGTLANHGIYVEPSIFTTITTFDGQLLVKNAPEEHKVVEPEVAYVVTDMLESVITEGTGGVAALPKGMPVAGKTGTTNSAYDAWFVGYTPYYVGATYIGDDAGRKDDSGNTIKRREVPHGSTSTAKLWEKIMEKIHANLTVTEFEVPKNVYFTKINLEDGGKQSSGSKAAFIEGTAPTKVSSQPSSEDTKKPDNNQPEENNNNNNNTGDNGGGSTPPDNGGNNGGGSTTPPDNGGNNGGGGSTPPDNGGNNGGGSTTPPDGGGNNGGGSTTPPDGGGTPAT; from the coding sequence ATGAATAACGATAATGATAAAAATGGAAATAAAATCAGGAGAAAAAAAGTTAGCTCATCTGGTAATACAAATAAACCAATTAATAGAACTTCAGCTAACAAGACTCGTTCAACAAAAAACAAGAAAAAATCTAAAAAAAGCGATAAATTTAAAAAACTAAGAGTATTTGGGATAGTATTTTTAGTTTTACTAGTTGTTGGTACAGCAGGTACTGCTGGTCTAGTATTTGCGTCACTAAGAGATGTAACTCCAGTTACAGAAGCTGTTTTAGATAAACAGACGAACCAAACAACTACTATTAAATACGCTAATGGAAAAACATTATCTACAGCTCCAAGTGTAAATAAAAAGACACCCGTTCCATTAGATAAGATTTCCCCTTATCTTCAACATGCTGTAATTGCAATAGAAGATGAGCGTTTTTATGAGCATAAGGGTGTCGATATTAAAGGTTTATTTAGGTCAGTATTAAAGACCCTTACAGGTACTAAGCAAGGTGGTAGTACTATTCCTATGCAGGTATCCAAAATGCTGTTAACAACTGAACAGCAAACTATACCTCGTAAAATAAAGGATATTTACTATGCACATGAGATGAGTAAAACAGTAAGTAAAGATAAAATACTAGAAACTTATTTAAATAACTTCTTCGTTGGTAGAGGTCTAGCAGGTGCTGAGGCTGGTGCACGTGGTTATTTTGATAAGTCTGCAGCTGACCTTACTCTAGCAGAGTCAGCACTTCTTGCTGGTTCAACTAAAAATCCATCAAGATTTTCAGCCTATAAAACTTCTAAGTTAGAGGGAAATGAAACTAAGGAGGATTTAGAGAATAAATTATTATTTTTTGTTAACACAACTGATGATGATTTAGATGACCCTACTCAAGTGGACTTTGATATGATTGAAAAAATAAAATCTTGGGAGCTTATATCTAATGATACTTATAGACAATTAAAAGCAGGTACATTAGTTGTTAGAAAGGCTGTAAGTAATCCTGAAGCTAAAAAAAGACAAGAAATTGTTTTAAAGAAAATGTTAGAATTGAAATATATAAAACAAAGTGAATATGATGAAGCAATCAAAGCTAAAATAGAAATAAAATTGCCTCAATCATCAGATAAAGTTTCTTCATCTGTAGAAGACCTTATCGAAAGTGAAGTTATAAATGCTTTAATGGAACAAGGACATACAAATGATGAAGCTCAAAACTTATTCTACAATGGTGGTCTAATTGTAAACACAACTATAGACCCTAAAATGCAAGATGCTTTAGAAGAAGAATTTGATAGAAATAGCAATTTCCCAGGACATATGGTTGGTCCTGATGGAGTTAGCCAACCGCAAGCTGCAATGGTAATCTTAGATTATAAAAATGGTGAAATAAGAGCACTAGCTGGAGGAAGAAATATAAGTGGTAGAAAAACTTTAAATCGTGCTACTAACCCTCATCAGCCAGGTTCTTCTATAAAACCTTTAGCAATATATACGCCAGCTATTGATACTCTAAAAATAACACAAGCAACTGCTCTAAGTGATTCTCGAGGAGGATATAAGTTTGAAGAAAATAATAAATGGAATCCAAGAACTACTACTGCTGGTCATGGTTCTATGAGTTTACGTAAAGCACTTGCTAAATCTTCAAACACGATAGCTGTCAAAACTGCTGAAATGCTTGGAGACTCTTATGATGAATGTGTAGATATAATGATGGATTACTTAAAGAACTTTGGTATAACAACTTTAAAGAATAATCACTCAGGTTCATCTGAAGCAAGTGATAGAAAATTCCCATCATTGACACTAGGTGGTATGGCGAATGGTATTACTCCACTTCAAATGGCTGCTGCTTATGGTACATTGGCAAATCACGGTATTTATGTAGAACCTTCTATTTTTACTACTATAACTACCTTTGATGGTCAATTATTAGTTAAAAATGCTCCTGAGGAACATAAAGTTGTAGAACCTGAAGTAGCTTATGTCGTTACAGATATGTTAGAAAGTGTAATTACTGAAGGTACTGGTGGTGTTGCTGCACTTCCAAAGGGAATGCCTGTAGCAGGTAAAACAGGTACTACAAATAGTGCATATGATGCTTGGTTTGTCGGTTACACTCCTTATTATGTTGGTGCAACTTATATTGGAGATGATGCTGGTAGAAAAGATGATTCTGGTAACACTATAAAACGTAGAGAAGTACCACATGGAAGTACTAGCACTGCAAAATTATGGGAAAAAATTATGGAAAAAATACATGCTAATTTAACGGTTACTGAATTTGAAGTTCCTAAAAATGTATATTTTACAAAAATTAATTTAGAGGATGGAGGAAAGCAATCTTCTGGCTCTAAAGCAGCATTTATTGAAGGTACTGCTCCTACTAAAGTAAGTTCTCAACCATCATCTGAAGATACAAAAAAACCAGACAATAACCAACCAGAAGAAAATAATAATAACAATAATAACACAGGTGATAATGGTGGCGGTTCTACACCTCCTGATAATGGCGGAAACAATGGTGGTGGCTCTACTACTCCTCCTGATAATGGCGGAAATAATGGTGGTGGCGGTTCTACACCTCCTGATAATGGCGGAAACAATGGTGGTGGCTCTACTACTCCTCCTGATGGTGGTGGAAATAATGGTGGTGGCTCTACTACTCCTCCTGATGGTGGTGGAACTCCAGCAACTTAA
- the yunB gene encoding sporulation protein YunB: MNRIVDRKTKNEFRKIIAIFLVILFLSVFIGSFIYIDKTLRPTITVLAETKALELANRSINKAVAEMVEGKINYEDLMDIQLDNNGKITMIQANTIMMNEIASAIALEIQDELKKDKTASSYIPIGTALGSPILAKYGPKLEVSIEPIGTVSVNFKTEFESSGINQTRHRIYLEAQTQVKVVIPLITSTKQIKAQIPICETIIVGDVPESYVNIPEKNLGNVLPNTGKNTNK; encoded by the coding sequence TTGAATAGAATAGTAGATAGAAAAACAAAAAATGAATTTAGAAAAATCATAGCTATTTTTTTAGTAATTCTTTTCTTGTCTGTATTTATAGGCAGTTTTATATATATAGATAAAACTTTAAGACCAACAATAACAGTTTTAGCAGAGACTAAAGCTCTTGAACTAGCAAATAGGTCGATAAATAAAGCTGTTGCTGAAATGGTAGAAGGAAAAATAAATTATGAAGATTTAATGGATATACAACTTGATAATAATGGTAAAATAACTATGATACAAGCAAACACTATAATGATGAATGAAATTGCATCTGCAATAGCTTTAGAAATACAAGATGAATTAAAAAAGGATAAGACAGCAAGTTCTTACATACCTATAGGAACAGCATTAGGAAGTCCTATATTAGCTAAATACGGTCCTAAACTTGAAGTATCTATTGAACCTATAGGAACAGTATCAGTAAACTTTAAAACGGAATTTGAGTCTTCAGGTATAAATCAAACTAGACATAGAATATATTTAGAAGCTCAAACACAAGTTAAAGTAGTAATACCACTTATAACTTCAACAAAACAAATTAAAGCTCAAATACCTATTTGTGAAACTATAATAGTAGGTGATGTTCCAGAAAGTTATGTAAATATTCCAGAAAAAAATCTAGGAAATGTTTTACCTAACACTGGAAAGAATACCAACAAGTAA
- a CDS encoding SpoIVB peptidase S55 domain-containing protein, with amino-acid sequence MQLKNFHFKNNTLSKKTNLAKSKFTIVLTFLFLLYFFSNNLIYAQNLQKNEPEYLIPIGNVLQIDAELKNIIVRNPGEASPFRLGDAIVKVNNAEVDGYSDFANTLNALPEEKQVSILLNRGGQLITMKTTKHILEKISFNNLLSGFATLTYINPDTSEFGAVGHPISVGNARKIPIKTGSISTTKHLNIEKSYKGSVGCINAKRENIIGSFTENTDFGIRGQINNFDISKLKKYKVASLDEVKLGKAQIILQDNFNKCKKYNIEIIDIENQKHPESKSFKIKITDKKLLAQTGGIVQGMSGTPIVQDNKIIGAVSHAIENDPAVGYGVFIKWML; translated from the coding sequence ATGCAACTTAAAAATTTTCATTTTAAAAATAATACTTTAAGTAAAAAAACCAACTTAGCTAAGTCAAAATTTACAATTGTTTTAACATTTTTATTTTTATTATATTTTTTCTCAAATAATTTAATTTATGCACAAAATTTACAAAAAAATGAACCTGAATATTTAATACCAATTGGAAACGTACTTCAAATTGACGCAGAATTAAAAAATATCATAGTTAGAAATCCTGGAGAAGCATCTCCATTTAGATTAGGTGATGCTATAGTAAAGGTAAATAATGCTGAAGTTGATGGATATAGTGACTTTGCCAATACCTTAAATGCTTTACCAGAAGAAAAACAAGTATCTATTTTATTAAATAGAGGTGGACAACTTATAACAATGAAAACTACCAAACACATATTAGAAAAAATTAGTTTTAACAATTTACTTTCTGGATTTGCTACTTTAACGTATATCAATCCAGATACATCAGAGTTTGGAGCTGTAGGTCATCCAATAAGTGTTGGTAATGCAAGAAAAATACCTATTAAAACAGGTTCAATTTCTACAACTAAGCACCTTAATATAGAAAAATCTTATAAAGGTAGTGTTGGATGTATAAATGCAAAACGAGAAAATATTATTGGTAGCTTTACAGAAAATACTGATTTTGGAATAAGAGGTCAAATTAATAACTTTGATATTTCCAAGTTAAAAAAATATAAAGTAGCATCTTTAGATGAAGTTAAATTAGGAAAAGCTCAAATAATTTTACAAGATAACTTTAATAAGTGTAAAAAATATAATATTGAAATTATAGATATAGAAAACCAAAAACATCCAGAAAGTAAAAGTTTTAAAATTAAAATTACAGATAAAAAGCTTTTAGCTCAAACTGGTGGTATTGTACAAGGTATGAGTGGTACTCCAATAGTTCAAGATAATAAAATAATCGGAGCAGTGTCACATGCAATTGAAAACGACCCAGCTGTAGGTTATGGTGTATTTATTAAATGGATGTTGTAA